Within Actinomycetota bacterium, the genomic segment CTGGCCGACACCATCGACGTGCCGGACTTCGCGCCCACGCTGCAGCAGGCCGCGGAGCTCGGGGAGCTTCCGTGCTTCTCCCATCTGGACTCGAAGCGCCTGGCCGAGCTGCTCCAGCACGGGGACTGGATCACGGTGCCGCCGGGCCAGGAGCTGATGCGGCAGGGCGAGCCCGGCGACGCCTTCTACGCCATCGGATCGGGCCAGGTCGACATCGTGCGCGACGGGCGGCCGGTGGACCGGCAGGGCGCGGGGACCTACGTGGGGGAGATCGCACTGCTGTTCGACATGCCCCGGACTGCGACCGTGGTGGCCTACACTCCTGTGCGGGCGTTCCGCTTGGACCGCAAGGGATTCGATGGCATGGTGGCGGACTCGTTCCGGAAGGGAACCCTGCCGACGAACCTCCAGATCGACCGGACGCTCACCCACTAGAGACGGGCGGGGCATGGACTGCTGGCACTGCAAGAGGACGGCCGTGGGCGCGTGTCGCTTCTGCGGCCGGGGGATCTGCGAGGACCACGTCCAGATCCATCCCTACATCCTGGAGCTGTTCAAGACGAAGGACGTCACCAGGGTCCTCGTCGTGGAGGACGCCCTGTACTGCGGCGCATGTACCCCTCGCCCCGACCCCCTCGACCTCCCGGAGCTCGACGAGTAGCTCCGCCCGGTCACCGCGATGCCGCGATGGTGTGATGTGTGATGGTGTGACGGCGATCACATCGCGATGGTGACGCCGGTCACGGTCGTTTCGGTGATCGAGGTCACGTCCAACCCGGTGACGGCGGTCACAGACGCGAGGTAGCCCTCGGCACGAGACTAAGCGCAGGATTTCGGACGGCCCCTCCCGGGGGCCCCACAACTCGAAAGGGAGGTGAGCAGGATGGCGGACAAGAAGGTGACCCCGAAGGAGCCGGTCGCGAAGCAGGACAAGGCGGAGGAGAAGACGCCAGCGACGCGGGTATCCAGAGTGCAGCGCGTGCAGCGGGTCCAGCGCGTGCAGCGCGTGAAGCGGGTCAAGCGGTAGCTCGGCAAGACAGGTTTTCGACAGACGGGCTCGGGAGCTCCGGGTCCGTCTGTTGCTTTCTCAGGGGGGTGGCCATGACCGTCACGTACCTGAAGGAGGCGCCGGCTTTTTCGGCGGTGCGCTCTTCGCTAGGCTCACGCCTGATGTCCCCATCGGCGCGGTCCTCCACGGTCACCCTCCAGCAGGCCATGGGCGCCACGCCCCTGCTCGAGTCGATCTCGCCGGAGACCGTCCGGGAGCTGGCCGAGCGGGGAACCCTGCGGCAGTATCGCCGCGGCACGTACCTGTTCCACCAGGGCGATCCGGCGCCGGACGTGCTGTTCCTGTGGCGGGGCCGGGTCGAGATCAGCTCGCTCTCGATCACCGGGCATCGCCAGCTCCACACCACCCTCGACCAGCCCCAGTTCTTCGGGGAGCTCGGCGTGCTCGGCGAGATGCAGCGCACGGCCACCGCGATGGCCCTGGAGGAATCCACGGTGTGGGTGGTGAACGGGGAGACGTTCATGGACTTCGTGAGCGACCACCCGGACGCTTCGAGGGCGCTGCTCCGAGCGCTGGCCCGGCAGGTCCAAGCGCACGAGGCCTTCACGGAGGATTTGCTCTTCCTGGACCTGAAGGGGCGGGTGGCCAAGCGGCTCCTTCAGCTGGTCAGCCCGTCCCTCGACGAGCTCCCGTCCGACGGGGTCGTCCTTCCGTCGGTGGTCACCCACGCCGACCTGGCCAGCCTGTGCGGCGGCAGCCGCGAGAACGTCACCCGGATCCTTTCGGAGTTCCAGCGGCGAGGCCTGGTCGAGCGGAACGACCGGCGCTACGTGCTCAAGAGCGTCACCGGGCTGAGGCGGCTGGCGGGTCTCTAGCATCGCTCACGGCCGGATGTGTATCATGTGTGCATGCTCAGCGAACGCTTCCAGATCCTCCTGAGCACCGAACAGCGACGACGGCTCGAAGCCGAGGCTCGGCGCCGTGGGACCTCAGTCGCCAGCCTCATCCGGGATGCCATCGATGCGCGGTTCGGGTCCGTCTCGCGGGAGGACCGCCTCCGGGCGATGAGTGAGATCCGAGGCATGACGGGCGGTCGCTTTCTCTCTCCCGAAGAGCTCAACCGGCTTGTGGAACGGGAGCGAGCGAGGGGGCTCGTCCCTCCCCCAGATCCCGGAGCCCGCTGACGTTCTTCGTCGACGCCAATGTCCTGGTGTATGCCGTCGGGCAATCTCGCTACCGGGACGCTTGCCTCGAGATTCTCGACGCCATCGCCAGCGGAGACGCGGCAGGACGAACATCGACGGCGGTGCTCGAGGAGGCCTGGCACGTGGAGATGTCGGGGGATGCCGGCCACATCGACGGCTTGACCGAGCGGATGTATCTGTTGTTCACGCCATTGCTGCCCGTCTCAGACGAAGCGTTTCGCTTCGCCCTTTCACTGGAAGCGCCGGGACTGGGGGCCAACGACCGTCTGCACGTCGGCACATGCTTGACGCACGGGATCGAGGTCATGGTCTCGGCGGATTCAGGATTCGACTCCGTCCCGGGGGTCCGACGAGTCGATCCGCTCGATCAACCGGCTGTGCGACAACTCGTACTTGAAGGGCCCTGATCGGTTCGAGGCTGGCAGAAGAGAACCGTCCCCCAACGGTTCGCAGCCGCGCCCCGAGCTCGGCCCCCGGACAGGTCCGAAGGTCAGCCGCCGATCATGCTCATGCTGCGGCCTGGGCGTACGAAGTCGGGATGGTTGATGCGGTGGCCCTCCCACTTGCGCCAGACGCCTCGGCGGATCAGGTTCGCGAGGTCCTCGTCGGGGGCGCCCTCGCGCATCGGGCCTCTCAGGTCCACCTCGTCCAGGGCGAACAGGCAGGCCCTTAGCTGGCCGTCGGAGGTCAGGCGGAGGCGGTTGCAAGTGTCGCAGAAGGGCTCGGTGACGCTCGAGATCAGGCCGATGGCGCCCGGTGCGCCGTCGGCGAAGCGGAACGTGGAGGCCGGGTCGGGCTGGCCCTCCGCAGGCATCATCGGGAAGACCCCGTCGATGGCCTGGAGGATGTCCGAGTTCGGCACCACCTTGGCCCGTTCCCACACCTGCTCGGCGTCGAGCGGCATGTACTCGATGAACCGGACCTCGTGGCCGGTCTCGCGGGCGAACCGGGCGAACTCCACGACCTCGCCCTCGTTCTGCCCCGCGATGACCACACAGTTGATCTTGATGGGAGTGAGCCCGGCTTCCTCGGCCGCTCGGATGCCTTCGAGCACGCGGTCCAGGGCGTCCCGCCTGGTCATCTCGGCGAAGCGGTGGCGCAGCAGCGAATCGCAGGACACCGTGACCCGGTCCAGGCCCGCCTCGGCCAGCGGCTTTGCCAGCCGGTCCAGGAGGATCCCGTTCGTGGTCATGGAGATCTCGATGTCGGGCTGGGCCCCCCGGAGCATCCGGACCAGGCCCGGGAAGTCGGCCCGCACGGTGGGCTCGCCGCCGGTCAGCTTCAGCGCGCGGACCCCCAGCGACACGAACACCCCGACCACGCGGGTGATCTCCTCGAAGGTGAGGATCTCCTCCTTGGGCAGCCACGCCAGGCCCTCGGCCGGCATGCAGTAGACGCACCGGAAGTTGCACCGGTCGGTGATGGAGACCCGGAGGTCGTCGCCGATCCGGCCGAAGGTGTCGAGGAGCGGCCCGCCCTCAGGTGGGTCGGTCTCGGGGGGTGTCCAGGCGGAGGCGTCGTCCATACCCGTTCAGATTACCCGGATCGGCCGGAACCGCAGCGCGACCGGATCCGGCCGCGGCCGTGCACAATAGGCGCGTGGAGCAGGCATTTCGGGCGGCGGTGGTGACGGTCTCGGACGGCGTCTCGGCCGGAACCCGTCTGGACGAGTCCGGTGACGTGGCCGAGGAGGTCCTTCGCTCGAACGGCTACGAGGTCCTGTCCCGCTCCGTGGTCCCCGACGAACGCCCCGACATCGAGGCCCGCCTCCGCGACCTGGCCGCCGACGGCGTCCACCTGATCGCAACCACCGGAGGCACCGGCTTCGGCCCCCGCGACGTCACCCCCGAAGCCACCCGAGCCGTCATCGACCGCGAAGCCCCCGGCCT encodes:
- a CDS encoding Crp/Fnr family transcriptional regulator; this translates as MSPSARSSTVTLQQAMGATPLLESISPETVRELAERGTLRQYRRGTYLFHQGDPAPDVLFLWRGRVEISSLSITGHRQLHTTLDQPQFFGELGVLGEMQRTATAMALEESTVWVVNGETFMDFVSDHPDASRALLRALARQVQAHEAFTEDLLFLDLKGRVAKRLLQLVSPSLDELPSDGVVLPSVVTHADLASLCGGSRENVTRILSEFQRRGLVERNDRRYVLKSVTGLRRLAGL
- a CDS encoding type II toxin-antitoxin system VapC family toxin; the encoded protein is MYAVGQSRYRDACLEILDAIASGDAAGRTSTAVLEEAWHVEMSGDAGHIDGLTERMYLLFTPLLPVSDEAFRFALSLEAPGLGANDRLHVGTCLTHGIEVMVSADSGFDSVPGVRRVDPLDQPAVRQLVLEGP
- the moaA gene encoding GTP 3',8-cyclase MoaA, translating into MDDASAWTPPETDPPEGGPLLDTFGRIGDDLRVSITDRCNFRCVYCMPAEGLAWLPKEEILTFEEITRVVGVFVSLGVRALKLTGGEPTVRADFPGLVRMLRGAQPDIEISMTTNGILLDRLAKPLAEAGLDRVTVSCDSLLRHRFAEMTRRDALDRVLEGIRAAEEAGLTPIKINCVVIAGQNEGEVVEFARFARETGHEVRFIEYMPLDAEQVWERAKVVPNSDILQAIDGVFPMMPAEGQPDPASTFRFADGAPGAIGLISSVTEPFCDTCNRLRLTSDGQLRACLFALDEVDLRGPMREGAPDEDLANLIRRGVWRKWEGHRINHPDFVRPGRSMSMIGG